Proteins co-encoded in one Nothobranchius furzeri strain GRZ-AD chromosome 4, NfurGRZ-RIMD1, whole genome shotgun sequence genomic window:
- the LOC139069581 gene encoding spectrin alpha chain, non-erythrocytic 1-like isoform X2, producing the protein MEEGHFAGSEPSARQNILIHHVLTPDLLTQQQQVAPTDDETGKELVLALYDYQEKSPREVTMKKGDILTLLNSTNKVVLLELASLAE; encoded by the exons gtcacttcgctggttcagaaccctcggcccgtcagaacattcttatccaccacgttctaacaccagacctgttaacccaacagcaacaagtggctccaactgacgatgagaccgggaaggagctggttctggctctgtacgactaccaggagaagagtcctcgagaggtcaccatgaagaagggcgacatcctcacgctgctcaacagcaccaacaag gttgttttacttgaactcgcgtctttagctgaatga
- the LOC139069581 gene encoding uncharacterized protein isoform X1 yields MEEGHFAGSEPSARQNILIHHVLTPDLLTQQQQVAPTDDETGKELVLALYDYQEKSPREVTMKKGDILTLLNSTNKLNEDGETGRTWSRSRSCRRSLTTSRRT; encoded by the exons gtcacttcgctggttcagaaccctcggcccgtcagaacattcttatccaccacgttctaacaccagacctgttaacccaacagcaacaagtggctccaactgacgatgagaccgggaaggagctggttctggctctgtacgactaccaggagaagagtcctcgagaggtcaccatgaagaagggcgacatcctcacgctgctcaacagcaccaacaag ctgaatgaggatggagagacgggtcggacctggagcaggtcgaggtcttgcagaagaagtttgacgacttccagaag gacctga